From Lagenorhynchus albirostris chromosome 15, mLagAlb1.1, whole genome shotgun sequence, one genomic window encodes:
- the RSL1D1 gene encoding ribosomal L1 domain-containing protein 1, with the protein MEASASTPPSTSTATSASTPATPAGLEQLDEEQIKKAVEALLAHSRSRKNANGLLLNENENFFLMVVLWKIPSKELRVRLSLPHGIRSDLADICLFTKDEPNLTPEQTEHFYKKLLNKHGVKIISQIIPLRTLKKEYKAYEAKLRLLGSFDFFITDARIRRLLPSHLGRHFYNRKKVPVPVNLQAKNLSREISDCVGGTVLNISKSGSCSTIRIGHTGMQVQHIVENVVAVTRRLSQKLPEKWESVKLLYVKTERSVSLPVFSSFVSSCGEARRLRTQSQKKKVSKKSQKKKERLKRQQEKKGNKKLMKQAGKAAPAPTTDAPAPKTGGAPAQDPGPQKETGGVSTPPKAQDESEDEIPLLVAVKETPAARSIETQKDAAGKKSRKKNPGPNTPHGKKRKASPALETPTAPEPKTPGKGPGKKARIKEELEKERTSSLGKKDPRQTPKKPEAKFFTTASKSAKKAPRTPKQWPKNPKVPQST; encoded by the exons ATGGAGGCCTCGGCTTCTACCCCACCGTCAACCTCAACCGCAACTTCAGCTTCGACTCCAGCGACCCCGGCCGGCCTGGAGCAGCTGGACGAAGAGCAG ATTAAAAAGGCAGTAGAAGCTCTGTTGGCACATTCCAGATCCAGGAAAAACGCAAATGGATTGCTTTTGAATGAgaatgaaaatttctttttaatggtgGTATTATGGAAAATTCCAAGTAAAGAACTGAGGGTCAGATT GTCCTTGCCTCATGGTATTCGATCAGATTTAGCAGATATCTGTTTATTTACCAAAGATGAACCTAATTTAACTCCCGAACAGACAGAACATTTTTATAAGAAGCTTTTGAACAAGCATGGAGTTAAAATCATTTCTCAG attATCCCCCTCCgaactttaaaaaaggaatataaagcCTATGAAGCTAAGCTCCGCCTCTTGGGTAGTTTCGACTTCTTCATCACGGACGCCAGAATCAGGCGGCTCTTACCCTCACACCTCGGGAGACATTTCTACAACAGAAAGAA AGTTCCAGTACCTGTAAACCTTCAGGCCAAGAATTTATCCAGAGAGATCAGTGACTGTGTAGGGGGAACTGTCTTAAACATCTCTAAAAGTGGTTCTTGCAG TACCATCCGCATTGGTCACACTGGGATGCAAGTTCAGCACATCGTGGAAAACGTTGTTGCCGTCACAAGAAGGCTTTCACAGAAACTGCCGGAG AAGTGGGAGAGCGTGAAGCTCTTGTACGTGAAGACTGAGAGATCGGTTTCCCtgcctgtcttttcttcatttgtcaGCAGTTGTGGTGAAGCCAGGAGACTACGCACACAAAGTCAGAAGAAAAAG gtatcaaagaaaagccaaaagaagaaagaacgtCTTAAAAGAcagcaggaaaagaaaggaaacaagaagCTTATGAAACAGGCTGGAAAGGCTGCACCAGCCCCAACTACAGATGCACCGGCCCCCAAAACTGGTGGTGCTCCAGCCCAGGACCCTGGACCCCAGAAGGAGACCGGTGGGGTGAGCACCCCCCCTAAAGCTCAAGACGAGTCTGAAGATGAAATCCCACTGCTGGTAGCAGTGAAGGAAACTCCAGCTGCAAGAAGCATAGAg acaCAAAAAGATGCTGCAGGAAAGAAGTCTCGAAAGAAGAATCCTGGTCCCAACACACCTcatgggaagaagagaaaggccTCCCCAGCTTTGGAGACCCCAACAGCTCCGGAGCCCAAGACCCCAGGTAAAGGCCCAGGGAAGAAGGCAAGAATCAAAGAAGAGTTGGAGAAAGAAAGAACCTCTTCGCTGGGGAAAAAAGACCCAAGACAGACTCCTAAAAAGCCAGAGGCCAAGTTCTTCACTACTGCTAGTAAATCTGCGAAAAAAGCTCCCCGTACCCCCAAACAGTGGCCCAAAAATCCCAAAGTACCCCAGTCAACCTAA